In the Limanda limanda chromosome 10, fLimLim1.1, whole genome shotgun sequence genome, one interval contains:
- the gabra4 gene encoding gamma-aminobutyric acid receptor subunit alpha-4: protein MVSAQKKEMVTAATRPAFIWTLFYFFCLATCVKKGSGQTKKDERIYPENFTRILDRLLDGYDNRLRPGFGGPVTEVKTDIYVTSFGPVSDVEMEYTMDVFFRQTWVDRRLRYEGPIEILRLNNLMVNEVWTPDTFFRNGKRSVAHNMTAPNKLFRIMKNGTILYTMRLTINAQCPMKLVDFPMDGHACPLKFGSYAYPKTEMIYTWTKGPQHSVEVPPESSSLVQYDLIGQTVSSETIKSITGEYVVMTVYFHLKRKMGYFMIQTYIPCIMTVILSQVSFWINKESVPARTVFGITTVLTMTTLSISARHSLPKVSYATAMDWFIAVCFAFVFSALIEFAAVNYFTQTQIERAKKKPAKCPPVPQTTPVKVKDTEEVLQLNPDTNGNLRKRMLYIAHLEACSHQRAQSTTSISGVGRARPQRPLASGANGSSSTLSRSSPKSESLLSVASSSAQLVKSTPQAAASTPDVMAGTPCKQNASSTSLQHLLVPKLERIQMMGNKMEPKQTPCSQPTTAGMGGTSKIDKYARILFPVSFGAFNMVYWVVYLSKDTVVHKGG from the exons ATGGTGTCTGCCCAGAAGAAGGAGATGGTGACAGCAGCGACGCGTCCCGCTTTTATTTGGACCCTCTTCTACTTTTTCTGTTTGGCGACTTG tgTAAAGAAAGGCTCTGGTCAGACCAAGAAGGATGAAAGGATATATCCGGAGAATTTTACGCGCATTTTAGACCGACTTCTGGACGGATACGACAACAGGCTTCGACCTGGGTTTGGAG GTCCTGTGACTGAAGTCAAGACAGATATTTATGTGACAAGTTTTGGGCCAGTGTCAGATGTTGAAATG GAGTACACAATGGACGTGTTCTTCCGTCAGACGTGGGTCGACCGGAGGTTAAGGTATGAGGGCCCGATTGAGATTCTAAGGCTCAACAACCTGATGGTGAACGAGGTTTGGACACCAGACACGTTTTTTAGGAACGGCAAGAGGTCAGTTGCTCACAACATGACGGCTCCCAACAAGCTCTTCCGCATCATGAAGAATGGCACCATCCTCTACACCATGAG GTTGACGATCAATGCCCAGTGTCCCATGAAGCTGGTGGACTTCCCCATGGATGGACACGCATGCCCGCTCAAGTTTGGAAGTT ATGCCTATCCCAAAACGGAGATGATCTATACTTGGACCAAAGGGCCTCAGCATTCAGTGGAGGTGCCCCCCGAGTCCTCCAGCCTCGTTCAGTATGATCTCATCGGACAGACGGTCTCCAGTGAAACCATCAAATCCATCACCG gtGAATACGTGGTGATGACGGTCTACTTCCACTTGAAACGTAAAATGGGCTACTTCATGATTCAGACGTATATCCCCTGCATAATGACAGTGATCCTCTCCCAAGTGTCCttctggataaataaagaatcaGTCCCGGCACGCACAGTCTTCG GCATCACCACTGTCCTGACCATGACGACACTCAGCATCAGCGCTCGCCACTCCCTTCCCAAGGTCTCCTACGCCACTGCCATGGACTGGTTCATCGCTGTCTGCTTTGCCTTCGTCTTCTCTGCCCTAATTGAGTTTGCTGCTGTGAACTACTTCACCCAAACGCAGATTGAGCGGGCCAAAAAGAAGCCGGCCAAATGTCCCCCGGTTCCGCAAACCACGCCTGTGAAGGTCAAGGACACCGAGGAAGTGCTGCAG TTGAACCCTGACACCAACGGCAACCTGAGAAAGCGGATGCTTTACATTGCCCACCTAGAGGCATGCAGTCACCAGAGAGCCCAGTCCACCACCAGCATTTCGGGAGTGGGAAGAGCCAGACCTCAGCGACCTTTAGCCAGTGGCGCCAACGGCAGCTCCTCCACCCTCTCCCGCTCCAGCCCCAAGTCTGAGAGCCTGCTCAGCGTGGCGTCCTCCTCGGCCCAGCTGGTGAAGAGTACGCCGCAGGCTGCTGCTTCCACGCCAGACGTGATGGCGGGGACCCCGTGCAAACAGAACGCCAGCTCCACGTCACTGCAGCATCTGCTGGTCCCCAAGCTGGAGCGCATCCAGATGATGGGGAACAAGATGGAGCCGAAGCAGACACCGTGCTCCCAGCCCACCACCGCTGGTATGGGTGGAACCAGCAAAATTGACAAGTACGCACGGATCCTGTTCCCGGTGTCATTTGGGGCATTTAACATGGTCTACTGGGTGGTTTACTTATCAAAGGACACAGTGGTGCATAAAGGTGGTTAG